In the Prosthecobacter sp. genome, one interval contains:
- a CDS encoding manganese-dependent inorganic pyrophosphatase, with translation MEEPIHVIGHKNPDTDSICSAIGYAFLRNALGDAEVRPARAGELNRETRHVLERFSLSEPDLLTTATGRQLILVDHNEVAQALDDIRHGTVLEVWEHHRIGDLQIPSPITFHCEPVGATATLIAEQFFLHDIEPPPAIAGALLAAILSDTLVLASPTTSGKDRRMAPRLAALAGLEVSEFGAELMAARGDIATRSARDLIDADFKAFNFAGHRVGIAQVEVPDARPLVTRRTELLEAMRRVKDEQNLRQVILIGTDISRKGSYLWAVGELRDVAERAFHCQLTDEGAFLEGCMSRKKQVVPVLEAAFASVPTG, from the coding sequence ATGGAAGAACCCATCCACGTCATCGGTCACAAGAATCCCGACACCGACTCGATCTGCTCGGCGATCGGTTACGCCTTCCTGCGGAACGCGCTGGGAGACGCCGAGGTGCGACCGGCACGAGCGGGCGAACTCAACCGCGAAACCCGGCATGTGCTGGAGCGGTTCTCACTGTCGGAACCTGATCTGCTGACCACTGCAACTGGACGTCAGTTGATCTTGGTGGACCATAACGAGGTCGCGCAGGCGCTGGACGACATTCGGCACGGCACGGTGCTGGAAGTTTGGGAGCATCATCGCATCGGCGATCTGCAGATCCCGAGTCCAATCACTTTTCACTGCGAACCCGTCGGTGCCACGGCGACTCTCATCGCCGAGCAGTTCTTCCTTCATGACATCGAGCCGCCACCTGCCATCGCCGGGGCGCTGCTGGCCGCGATTCTGTCAGACACGCTCGTGCTCGCCTCCCCCACCACCTCGGGAAAAGATCGCCGCATGGCCCCACGGCTCGCCGCGCTGGCAGGTCTGGAGGTTTCGGAGTTCGGAGCAGAATTGATGGCTGCACGGGGAGACATTGCCACGCGCTCGGCGCGCGATCTCATTGACGCGGACTTCAAGGCGTTCAACTTCGCCGGGCACCGCGTGGGAATCGCCCAGGTGGAAGTGCCGGATGCGCGACCGCTCGTCACGCGCCGCACAGAGTTGTTGGAAGCCATGCGGCGTGTGAAGGATGAGCAGAATCTCCGTCAGGTGATCCTGATCGGCACCGACATTTCACGCAAAGGCAGCTACCTGTGGGCCGTCGGCGAACTTCGTGACGTGGCGGAACGCGCGTTTCACTGTCAGCTCACCGATGAAGGTGCGTTTCTCGAAGGCTGCATGTCGCGCAAGAAGCAGGTCGTGCCAGTCCTGGAAGCGGCGTTTGCAAGTGTTCCGACCGGGTGA
- the hisC gene encoding histidinol-phosphate transaminase — protein sequence MSIWNYANPQLKDLVAYEPGKPIEDVARERGLKPEDIIKLASNENPLGPSPKAIAAMQEAVKEVHIYPDGASWKLRNALANKFGLEMGNIIVGSGSNEIIEFIGHAFLKPGDNIITAEHAFLVYKLMAKVFGADTIEVPDPGYVHDLDAMAAAITPQTKEVFIANPNNPTGTLVTQEQIDRFMAKVPDHVVVVFDEAYYEFLDNPPDTLKYVREGRNVVVLRTFSKIQGLAGTRVGYGIANKELIDVLQRTRQPFNLNSVAQAGALAGLLDQEHQDKTKRITDEGRTYLQAQFGAMGLEYIPSYANFVLVKVGDGNAVFKAMMDQGVIVRAMAAYKLPEWVRISIGTMPQNVRCIEVLKEVLGK from the coding sequence ATGTCCATCTGGAACTACGCCAACCCGCAGCTCAAAGACCTCGTCGCCTACGAACCCGGCAAGCCCATCGAGGATGTGGCCCGCGAACGTGGCTTGAAACCGGAAGACATCATCAAGCTCGCTTCAAACGAGAATCCGCTCGGCCCGTCGCCGAAGGCCATCGCGGCGATGCAGGAGGCGGTGAAGGAGGTTCACATCTATCCCGACGGTGCTTCATGGAAGCTGCGCAATGCCTTGGCGAACAAGTTTGGCCTGGAGATGGGCAACATCATCGTTGGCAGCGGCAGCAACGAGATCATCGAGTTCATCGGCCACGCCTTCCTGAAGCCCGGTGACAATATCATCACCGCCGAGCACGCCTTCCTCGTGTACAAGCTCATGGCCAAGGTCTTCGGTGCGGACACCATTGAAGTGCCTGATCCCGGCTACGTGCATGATCTCGACGCCATGGCCGCCGCGATCACGCCGCAGACGAAGGAGGTCTTCATTGCCAATCCGAACAATCCGACGGGCACTTTGGTGACGCAGGAGCAGATCGACCGCTTCATGGCCAAGGTTCCCGATCATGTCGTTGTCGTGTTCGACGAGGCCTACTACGAGTTCCTCGACAATCCTCCCGACACGCTCAAATACGTGCGCGAAGGCCGCAACGTGGTCGTCCTGCGCACCTTCTCGAAGATTCAAGGCCTGGCAGGCACCCGCGTCGGCTACGGCATCGCCAACAAGGAATTGATCGACGTGCTCCAGCGCACGCGGCAGCCCTTCAATCTCAATTCCGTCGCCCAGGCAGGTGCCTTGGCCGGTCTGCTCGATCAGGAACACCAGGACAAGACCAAACGCATCACCGACGAAGGTCGCACGTATTTGCAGGCTCAGTTCGGTGCCATGGGCCTCGAATACATCCCGAGCTACGCCAATTTCGTCCTCGTCAAAGTCGGCGATGGCAACGCCGTCTTCAAAGCCATGATGGACCAGGGCGTCATCGTCCGCGCCATGGCCGCTTACAAACTGCCGGAGTGGGTGCGCATCAGCATCGGCACCATGCCACAGAACGTGCGCTGCATCGAGGTGCTGAAGGAAGTGTTGGGGAAATGA
- a CDS encoding phosphopantetheine-binding protein, whose product MSEAELKALLLDGLRKIAPEADPAMLRGDQNIRETLDIDSFDFLSFLIALHDKLGVEIPEADYGKLNTLDAMLRYLVPKV is encoded by the coding sequence ATGAGTGAAGCCGAACTTAAAGCACTCCTCCTTGATGGATTGCGCAAAATCGCACCCGAGGCAGATCCCGCCATGCTGCGTGGCGATCAGAACATCCGTGAGACACTCGACATCGACTCCTTCGACTTCCTCAGCTTCCTTATCGCCCTGCATGACAAACTCGGCGTGGAAATCCCCGAAGCCGACTACGGCAAGCTGAACACCCTTGATGCCATGCTACGTTATCTCGTCCCGAAGGTGTGA
- a CDS encoding dihydrolipoamide acetyltransferase family protein, with amino-acid sequence MADFVMPSLGADMESATLVKWHVKPGDAVKRGDIIAEVDTDKGIIDVECFQSGIIEKLVIEPGAKIPVGALLAVIQGGEAPVAAATPVPAPVAVTEVPHIHVSPLAKKIAAELGVDLNKLVGHGTGPGGLIDREDVEQAAKPVSAPQTRVRVSPLARRRAEELHVDVTHIQGSGPDGAIEAADIERAAAPHKPSDAMRRAIAAAMAKSKREIPHYYLQTRIDMSALLSWLQAENQKRSIKDRLLPVVPLLKALAKALRDVPQLNGFWIDGQHRVSEAIHLGFAISMKGGGLVAPAIHDVDKKSCDELMTDLRDLIPRARSGRLRSSEMTDATITITSLGDLGVETVFGVIYPPQVAIVGLGKIMEQPWAKDGMLGVHPVMTASLAADHRATDGHLGAQFLEALNRHLQTPDQP; translated from the coding sequence ATGGCTGATTTCGTCATGCCCAGCCTCGGCGCGGACATGGAGTCCGCCACACTCGTGAAATGGCACGTCAAACCCGGCGATGCCGTGAAGCGCGGCGACATCATCGCCGAGGTCGATACCGACAAGGGCATCATCGATGTCGAATGCTTTCAGTCTGGCATCATTGAGAAGCTCGTGATCGAACCTGGCGCGAAGATTCCCGTCGGTGCGCTGCTGGCGGTGATCCAAGGCGGTGAAGCTCCTGTAGCGGCTGCGACACCTGTTCCTGCGCCAGTGGCGGTAACTGAGGTGCCGCACATTCATGTCTCGCCACTCGCCAAGAAGATCGCGGCTGAGCTTGGAGTCGATTTGAACAAACTCGTCGGCCACGGCACCGGTCCAGGCGGTTTGATTGATCGCGAAGATGTCGAGCAAGCCGCCAAACCTGTTTCTGCTCCGCAAACTCGTGTGAGGGTCTCGCCTCTGGCACGCAGAAGGGCCGAGGAATTGCATGTCGATGTCACTCACATCCAAGGAAGCGGCCCTGACGGCGCCATCGAAGCTGCCGACATTGAACGTGCCGCTGCTCCGCACAAACCCAGCGACGCGATGCGCCGCGCCATCGCGGCAGCGATGGCAAAATCGAAGCGCGAGATTCCGCACTACTACCTGCAAACACGCATCGACATGAGTGCGCTGCTGTCGTGGCTCCAGGCTGAGAATCAGAAGCGCAGCATCAAAGACCGCCTGCTGCCGGTAGTGCCGCTGCTGAAGGCTCTGGCGAAGGCTTTGCGTGACGTGCCGCAGCTCAATGGTTTCTGGATCGACGGCCAGCATCGCGTCTCGGAGGCCATTCACCTTGGTTTTGCCATCTCGATGAAGGGCGGCGGCCTCGTGGCCCCGGCGATTCATGATGTGGACAAGAAATCTTGCGACGAACTCATGACCGACCTGCGCGATCTGATTCCCCGCGCCCGCAGTGGCCGTCTGCGCAGTTCCGAGATGACGGATGCCACCATCACCATCACCAGCCTCGGCGATCTCGGCGTGGAGACGGTGTTTGGGGTCATCTATCCCCCGCAGGTCGCGATTGTTGGTCTGGGCAAGATTATGGAACAACCTTGGGCGAAGGATGGCATGCTCGGCGTTCATCCCGTGATGACCGCCTCGCTTGCCGCTGATCATCGTGCCACCGACGGTCATCTCGGCGCCCAATTCCTCGAAGCACTGAACCGTCACCTGCAAACGCCCGACCAGCCATGA
- a CDS encoding alpha-ketoacid dehydrogenase subunit beta, whose product MNATDPPKKMTYRDAVREGIRSAMQNDPRVFLMGEDVGHYGGCFAVSRGLLAEFGEDRIRDTPLAESAFVGAGIGAALGGMRPIVEIMTCNFSLLALDQIMNTAASLLHMSGGQFNVPIVIRMATGGGKQLGAQHSHSLEGWYAHIPGLKVLTPATLEDGYGMLASALADPDPVLIFENQTLYIMEGELPANAGPVDISSAKVRREGKDVSILTYGASLPKSLEAAAKLAEQGIHAEVVDLRVLRPLDDATIMSSVAKTHRVLIVDEGWRSGGISAEISARIQEQAFFELDRPVQRLCSAEVPIPYAKHLEQAALPQVESIIAAVQNLVRSHG is encoded by the coding sequence ATGAACGCGACCGATCCGCCGAAAAAGATGACGTATCGCGATGCGGTGCGCGAAGGCATCCGCAGCGCCATGCAAAATGATCCGCGCGTGTTCTTGATGGGCGAGGACGTGGGGCATTACGGCGGCTGTTTTGCCGTGAGCCGCGGCTTGCTGGCTGAATTTGGCGAGGACCGCATTCGCGACACGCCACTGGCCGAGTCGGCCTTTGTCGGCGCGGGCATCGGCGCGGCACTAGGCGGCATGAGGCCGATTGTCGAGATCATGACCTGCAATTTCAGCCTGCTGGCGCTGGATCAGATCATGAACACCGCCGCATCGCTGCTGCACATGTCCGGCGGGCAGTTCAACGTGCCCATCGTCATTCGCATGGCCACCGGCGGCGGCAAGCAACTCGGCGCTCAGCATTCGCACAGCCTCGAAGGCTGGTATGCGCACATTCCTGGCCTCAAGGTGCTCACGCCGGCCACGCTGGAGGATGGTTACGGCATGCTGGCCAGCGCGCTGGCCGATCCTGATCCGGTGCTGATCTTTGAAAACCAAACGCTTTATATCATGGAAGGCGAGTTGCCTGCCAATGCCGGCCCGGTGGACATTTCGAGTGCCAAAGTGCGTCGTGAAGGCAAGGACGTGTCCATTCTGACCTACGGCGCGAGTTTGCCAAAGTCCCTCGAAGCCGCCGCGAAGCTCGCAGAGCAGGGCATTCATGCCGAGGTCGTGGATCTGCGGGTTCTCCGACCCCTCGATGACGCGACCATCATGAGCAGTGTGGCGAAGACGCACCGCGTGCTCATCGTGGATGAAGGCTGGCGCAGCGGTGGCATCTCCGCTGAGATCAGCGCGCGCATTCAGGAGCAGGCCTTTTTTGAACTCGACCGCCCGGTGCAGCGTCTGTGCTCCGCCGAGGTGCCGATTCCTTATGCGAAGCATCTGGAGCAGGCGGCGCTGCCACAGGTAGAGTCGATCATCGCCGCCGTGCAAAACCTCGTCCGTTCCCATGGCTGA
- the acsA gene encoding acetate--CoA ligase, whose amino-acid sequence MPPDPILKLPGAHSMVPNLADYAVARAVFSWNAVRAELQGLPGGGLNLAYEAVDRHAAGARANHLALRWLGKDGTVRDLSYADLAQGSAQFANVLRALGVTKGERVFALMGRVPELYLAALGTLKNVSVFCPLFSQFGPEPVFQRLSRGDAKVLVTTKALYEKKVAALRERLPTLQHILLADADNDLDACVLSLPKLMAAANDQFEIPPTSPEDMALLHFTSGTTGMPKGAVHVHQAALTHFATGRYVLDLHPDDVFWCTADPGWVTGTSYGIFAPLLHGVTNLVDEADFDAERWYRLLQDQKVTVWYTAPTAIRRLMRIPGEPRTQYDLSHLRLIHSVGEPLNPEAVVWGERALGLPIHDNWWQTETGGIMIANYAAMDIRPGSMGKPLPGIDAAIVKRGEHGIEVITEPDVEGELALKPGWPSMFRAYLHDEARYAKCFVDGWYLSGDLAKRDADGYFWFVGRADDIIKTSGHMVGPFEVESALMEHPAVAEAGVIGKPEPLIGELVKAFVTLKAGHAASEELRLELIGFARKRLGPAVAPKEIAFVESLPKTRSGKIMRRLLKARELGLPEGDLSTLEND is encoded by the coding sequence ATGCCACCTGACCCCATTCTGAAACTTCCTGGTGCGCATTCCATGGTGCCCAATCTCGCGGACTATGCCGTAGCACGCGCGGTTTTCTCCTGGAACGCGGTGCGGGCTGAGTTGCAGGGGCTTCCGGGCGGAGGTTTGAATCTCGCCTATGAGGCGGTGGATCGTCATGCGGCGGGGGCACGTGCCAATCATCTGGCACTGCGTTGGCTCGGCAAGGATGGCACAGTGCGCGATCTGAGCTACGCCGACTTGGCACAAGGATCGGCGCAGTTTGCGAATGTGCTGCGGGCTCTCGGTGTGACCAAGGGCGAGCGCGTGTTTGCGCTGATGGGGCGTGTGCCGGAGCTGTATCTCGCCGCGCTGGGCACGTTGAAGAATGTGAGCGTGTTTTGCCCGTTGTTCTCGCAGTTCGGGCCTGAGCCGGTGTTTCAACGACTGAGCCGTGGTGATGCGAAGGTGCTCGTGACGACCAAGGCGTTGTACGAGAAAAAGGTCGCCGCTTTGCGCGAACGTCTGCCGACGCTGCAACACATCCTGCTGGCGGATGCGGATAACGATCTGGATGCCTGCGTACTCTCACTGCCCAAGCTGATGGCCGCTGCGAACGATCAGTTCGAGATTCCGCCGACCAGTCCCGAGGACATGGCACTGCTGCATTTCACCAGTGGCACCACCGGCATGCCAAAGGGCGCGGTGCATGTGCATCAGGCGGCGCTTACGCACTTTGCCACCGGCCGCTATGTGCTCGATCTGCACCCCGATGATGTGTTCTGGTGTACCGCCGATCCGGGCTGGGTCACGGGCACATCGTATGGCATCTTCGCGCCGCTGCTGCATGGCGTGACGAATCTGGTCGATGAGGCGGACTTCGACGCGGAGCGTTGGTATCGCCTGCTGCAGGATCAGAAGGTGACGGTTTGGTATACCGCACCGACCGCGATCCGCCGCCTCATGCGCATTCCTGGTGAGCCACGCACGCAGTATGATCTGAGTCATCTGCGCCTCATTCACAGTGTCGGTGAGCCGCTCAATCCTGAAGCTGTCGTATGGGGCGAGCGGGCGCTCGGTCTGCCGATTCACGACAACTGGTGGCAGACGGAAACCGGCGGCATCATGATCGCGAACTACGCCGCGATGGACATTCGTCCAGGTTCGATGGGCAAGCCACTGCCGGGCATTGATGCGGCCATCGTGAAGCGCGGCGAGCATGGCATCGAAGTCATCACCGAACCCGATGTGGAAGGCGAACTCGCGCTCAAGCCGGGCTGGCCCTCGATGTTTCGCGCCTATCTGCACGATGAGGCACGCTACGCGAAGTGCTTCGTGGATGGCTGGTATCTCAGCGGTGATCTGGCAAAGCGCGATGCCGATGGCTATTTTTGGTTTGTCGGTCGTGCGGATGACATCATTAAGACCTCCGGCCACATGGTCGGTCCGTTCGAGGTCGAAAGCGCGCTCATGGAGCATCCGGCGGTCGCGGAGGCGGGTGTGATCGGCAAACCGGAACCGCTGATCGGCGAGTTGGTGAAGGCGTTCGTCACGCTGAAGGCCGGGCATGCCGCGAGTGAGGAACTGCGTTTGGAATTGATCGGTTTTGCCCGCAAACGCCTTGGCCCTGCGGTCGCACCGAAGGAGATCGCCTTTGTCGAAAGCCTGCCGAAAACTCGCAGTGGCAAAATCATGCGCCGTCTGCTCAAAGCTCGCGAGTTGGGCCTGCCTGAGGGCGATTTATCCACCTTGGAGAACGACTGA
- a CDS encoding DUF4010 domain-containing protein, with protein MPTALPDTAELLQSFGTALGLGLLVGLQREWVQSRVAGIRTFALLSLFGALSGVLGIVYGGWVIAAALIAFASMVILGNLAEMKSKELDSGLTTEMAMLVMFAAGILTVLGHRLEAVVIAGTVMVLLQSKKPLHNMVRRIGEDDLREIARLVLAGLVILPVLPNREMGWLGVLNPFAIWLMVVLIVGISLAAYLAGKFMGGNKGAALAGILGGLISSTATTASFARRSHVAGACGISLAAIILIASAIVFLRVMVEVVIAAPAHLKEMLPPLLAMMFWFGLVAAIAHRISEKQGQHRADEQPPSELKSAVIFGLLYAVVLIAVAAAREHFGNSGLYVAAAISGLTDMDAITLSTSRLVSTAHLDTTTAWRMILVGGLANVVFKGILVVVLGARAFIKPALTGLGIALAGGVAILALWP; from the coding sequence ATGCCCACCGCGCTTCCAGACACCGCCGAACTGCTGCAATCTTTCGGCACGGCGCTGGGACTTGGACTGCTCGTCGGTTTGCAGCGTGAATGGGTGCAGAGCCGGGTCGCGGGCATCCGCACGTTTGCCTTGCTGTCACTGTTCGGTGCGCTCAGCGGCGTGCTGGGGATCGTGTATGGCGGCTGGGTCATTGCAGCGGCCTTGATCGCCTTCGCCAGCATGGTGATCCTCGGCAATCTGGCAGAAATGAAGAGCAAAGAGCTGGATTCCGGCCTCACGACCGAAATGGCCATGCTCGTCATGTTTGCGGCGGGCATCCTCACGGTGCTCGGCCATCGCCTGGAGGCGGTGGTCATCGCCGGCACGGTCATGGTGCTGCTGCAAAGCAAAAAGCCGCTGCACAACATGGTCCGCCGCATCGGCGAGGATGATCTGCGCGAGATCGCGCGACTCGTTCTCGCAGGGCTGGTCATTCTGCCCGTGCTGCCGAATCGCGAGATGGGCTGGCTCGGCGTGCTGAATCCTTTCGCCATCTGGCTCATGGTCGTGCTCATCGTCGGCATCAGCCTCGCCGCGTATCTCGCCGGCAAATTCATGGGCGGCAACAAGGGCGCGGCGCTCGCGGGCATCCTCGGTGGTTTGATCTCCAGCACCGCCACCACCGCCAGCTTCGCACGTCGCAGCCATGTGGCAGGAGCGTGCGGCATCAGTCTGGCCGCCATCATCCTCATCGCCTCAGCCATTGTCTTCCTGCGCGTGATGGTCGAGGTCGTCATTGCAGCACCAGCGCACCTCAAAGAAATGCTGCCGCCACTGCTCGCCATGATGTTCTGGTTCGGCCTCGTCGCCGCCATTGCTCACCGCATCTCAGAAAAACAGGGCCAGCATCGCGCCGATGAGCAGCCGCCCTCCGAACTCAAAAGCGCCGTGATCTTCGGCCTGCTCTACGCTGTCGTATTGATCGCCGTCGCCGCCGCGCGCGAGCATTTCGGCAATTCTGGCCTTTACGTCGCCGCTGCCATCTCGGGCCTCACGGACATGGATGCCATCACGCTTTCGACCTCCCGTCTCGTCAGCACCGCTCACCTTGATACAACCACCGCCTGGCGCATGATCCTCGTCGGCGGTCTCGCCAATGTCGTTTTCAAAGGAATACTCGTCGTCGTCCTTGGCGCGCGCGCGTTCATCAAGCCTGCGCTGACCGGCCTTGGGATCGCCCTCGCTGGCGGTGTGGCGATTTTGGCTCTCTGGCCGTGA
- the pdhA gene encoding pyruvate dehydrogenase (acetyl-transferring) E1 component subunit alpha, with protein MSTALPDHDQARRLLWQMVRIRRFEEKCVEMYSAQKIRGFMHLYIGEEAVATGIIEQLRPEDAIVATYREHGQALVRGMSAGSIMAEMYGKQEGCARGRGGSMHLFDAKTRFCGGNAIVGGGLPLAIGLALADKMQNRKAVTACFFGEGAVAEGEFHESMNLAALWKLPVLFVCENNLYAMGTALRYTESKTEIAKKGDAYNVANAVVDGMDVLAVSEAARKAIATTREGQPFLLECRTYRFRAHSMFDAELYRSKDEVAEWKKRDPITLFFDAMKAANVLSDADYAAVEAEVAKEVDDSVAFAEAGTWEPVEDLTRFVYSEVTPS; from the coding sequence ATGAGCACCGCCCTGCCGGACCACGATCAAGCCCGCCGCCTGCTCTGGCAGATGGTGCGCATCCGGCGCTTCGAGGAGAAATGCGTCGAGATGTACAGCGCGCAGAAGATTCGCGGCTTCATGCATCTCTACATCGGCGAGGAAGCCGTCGCGACGGGCATCATCGAGCAGCTACGACCCGAGGACGCCATCGTGGCGACGTATCGCGAGCATGGTCAGGCGCTCGTGCGCGGAATGAGCGCAGGATCGATCATGGCGGAGATGTATGGCAAGCAGGAAGGCTGTGCGCGTGGTCGCGGCGGTTCGATGCACCTGTTTGATGCGAAGACGCGCTTCTGCGGCGGCAATGCGATTGTCGGCGGCGGACTGCCACTGGCCATTGGTCTGGCGCTGGCGGACAAGATGCAGAATCGCAAAGCCGTCACCGCCTGCTTTTTTGGCGAAGGTGCGGTGGCAGAGGGCGAGTTTCACGAGTCGATGAATCTCGCCGCGCTGTGGAAACTACCGGTGTTGTTTGTGTGCGAGAACAATCTCTACGCGATGGGAACGGCGCTGCGGTACACCGAATCAAAAACCGAGATCGCCAAGAAAGGCGATGCCTACAACGTGGCCAACGCCGTCGTTGATGGCATGGATGTGCTCGCTGTCAGCGAGGCGGCGCGCAAAGCTATCGCGACGACACGCGAAGGCCAGCCCTTCCTGCTCGAATGCCGCACCTACCGCTTCCGTGCGCATTCGATGTTCGACGCTGAGCTGTATCGCTCGAAGGACGAGGTCGCGGAATGGAAGAAGCGTGATCCGATCACGCTGTTCTTTGATGCGATGAAGGCGGCGAACGTGCTGAGCGATGCCGATTACGCCGCCGTCGAGGCGGAGGTGGCGAAGGAAGTCGATGACTCAGTCGCTTTTGCCGAGGCGGGCACCTGGGAGCCGGTGGAAGATCTCACACGCTTTGTCTATTCGGAGGTGACACCATCATGA
- a CDS encoding DUF2238 domain-containing protein: protein MTYERLVKLLGALFLLLWVALAIKPLYRADWMVENVLVLLLVPLLIAGYRKHLFSRLSWVLIFVFMCVHEIGAHYTYSKVPYDEWCRSLTGHTINEVFGWERNHFDRFIHLIYGLLLAYPFREIFLRIAKARGFWGYFLPLDLTMSTSMLFELIEWLAAEVLGGDLGQAYLGTQGDIWDAHKDMALASLGAIIAMLIIAAINYRYQRDFARQWSDSWRVKASGDAFAAEPKK, encoded by the coding sequence ATGACTTACGAACGGCTGGTGAAACTGCTGGGGGCTCTTTTTTTGCTGCTGTGGGTGGCGCTGGCCATCAAGCCGCTCTACCGCGCAGACTGGATGGTGGAGAACGTGCTCGTGCTGCTCCTGGTGCCACTCCTCATCGCCGGTTACCGCAAGCACCTGTTCTCCCGGCTTTCCTGGGTGCTGATCTTCGTGTTCATGTGCGTGCATGAGATCGGCGCGCACTACACTTATTCCAAGGTGCCGTACGATGAATGGTGCCGTTCGCTCACCGGCCACACCATCAATGAAGTTTTCGGCTGGGAGCGCAATCACTTCGACCGCTTCATCCACCTCATCTACGGCCTGCTGCTGGCCTATCCGTTTCGAGAAATTTTCCTGCGCATCGCCAAAGCGCGTGGCTTCTGGGGCTATTTCCTGCCGCTGGACCTGACAATGTCCACTTCCATGCTGTTTGAACTGATCGAATGGCTGGCGGCTGAGGTTCTCGGCGGGGATCTGGGGCAGGCTTATCTGGGCACCCAGGGCGACATTTGGGATGCTCATAAAGACATGGCGCTCGCATCACTCGGTGCCATCATCGCCATGCTCATCATCGCCGCCATCAACTACCGCTATCAGCGTGACTTTGCACGCCAGTGGTCGGACAGTTGGCGCGTGAAGGCATCCGGTGATGCTTTCGCAGCCGAACCCAAGAAATAA